Genomic DNA from Callospermophilus lateralis isolate mCalLat2 chromosome 11, mCalLat2.hap1, whole genome shotgun sequence:
GGGGGAACTATTTAGTCAATAAGTGCTCCTGGTAGGAAATTTATCACATGGATTGTAATCTTTAATCTTAAAAGCAATTCATGCTAGCAGattccattttttgtttgttttttttgagaaGTTGAAGTTTAGATGTGATTTGCCTGAAGCTGCCCCATTAACAGGTGCCAGAGTTGAAATTCTGAGCTCCTTGCACTACACTGCACTCTGATCCTTTCCATCTCTGTCCTCTTTTTTGCTCTGTGAGAGCTGAAACAAGGCAGTGTGATCACTGTGTTTGAATGTAGCTGAATATCATTTTACAGTAACTCAAATTTCTTGCCATCACTCTGTGTGTGTCTACAAATGTCTATGAAAGCACCATTGGCATGGATTTGTgggtttcaaataaatttgagcaAGTAGGCAAATACAGAATCTGGGAATAATGAAGATGGAGAATACATATAATACAGCATATTTTATAAACTTAGAAGATTCTACAGGAAGTTGAGAAATTACCAAGAAAAGAATATTGTTTGGATAACAAAAGCATTAACTAGCACTTATTAAGTACTTACTCTATAACAGGCAGTATTCAAAGCCTCTTACACATATTAATGCATTGAATCATCACTACAACCCCATGAGATAAGGGTACATTTATCATTTACAAATGATGGTACCAAGATAATGCAAGATGAAGGAAATAATCCAGGTGCAGAAGTGATGTATTGATAGAGCCAAATTTCAAAGCTCAGCTATCTGACTCCAGAGACACCTctttgaaaaataggaaatgtacaaattaaaattatgagaaGGGCATGCTTTTCAACTAAGGTAATTTAATGATTATGCAAGTGTTTACAGAATACCTATTCTGTAGTAACCCTTGCAAAAGATATATGACTGACCTTAAGATGTCCCCTTTCTTCACTGAACCCATGGAGAGGTGCAGCAtgtacacaagttaccacaaaataaaaaagtaagtgCAGGTAACAAGTGTTATGAATGTTTTGACGAGGTCTGATTTATGAGGAAAAGATTCAGGGTAGACATCAGCAGGGAGGTAATATTTGAGATAGATCTATAAATTGGAATAATgtgttatttatattttgtttacccATAAATTGGTATAATATAGGGAACATAATATATGGAACAGCTATTCAATACCTACTTGGTAATCAAGAGAATTGTTTATGAATTCCTGACAAATAGAGATAGGCAGGATATTCTTTGTGGGGTGTGGAGTGGGCATAAAGACCCAGGCTgaaatgttgaaaatgtatagGGAGCAAAAAGTAATTTACTTAGAAAGCAATAGGCTTTGGAAGTGTCTTTCTGGAGGGTAAGAGTAGAAAGACAATCGAGGCCTAAGTTGAAAGTGTCTGGATCTAGGATTATATTATTTCTTATTGTCACTAGGCAGTATAATTTCAGATTATCTaaaatttatgtaattcattttagtAATGAAAATAAACTGTTGATTTGAATGTTAGAAATAATACTTTTATTgttcttattattatattttaatttctcagttttcaaaAAATTTAATCCCTTTGAGAAGTAGTTCTGTCAGAGCAGCTGAAGTAACTATATTGATAGTCAAAGGCTCATTATCCTAATCCTCCAAACCTCCTGTGTTATAGTAATCACAAACAGGAAGTATATTATTTCCCACTCTTTcaggtgtagttctaaaaatagagGTTTCCTTGACTGAAGGGCTCTCAGTTTTGTAAGATAGAACAAGTGATTTAATACCATATAATTTgaaaaaagctaaacaaagaaaactGTGAATTTGTGGTGTTTAATAGTTGAATGAAGAATTATGGTTATCATATTAGGTGTTGGACAGTGTTGAATtaagttattttcttttatgagGAGTGTTCCTTTCATCTTATAGAAAAtcaggaaataaaattataacagatttttatatcaatgttaacatttttcaaaactaGTTATTATTTAACAGTTTAGCTAAAATTGACCATCATGAactgattttactttttaaaaaatttttttagttgtagatggacatgatatctttatgtattcatttatttttatgtggtgctgagaattgaacccagtgcctcatgtgtgtgaggcaaacactctacctctgagacccagccccagtcctgattttacattttatataggttccaaatgattttataaatttctttctagtatatgaatatatttgtataaagctcagtaaaaataaaataccttaattattttattttaacctcAAACACATTCTAGGAGATAGAGGAAATTTATCTTTATTGTACAGATAGAAATACCAGGATTAATAGATTACACTAATTTACTAATGTTGCATTCTAGTGTAGAAATTAAGAATGCTCAGCACTTGGTAATAACATATGATGTAATTGGAAAAGGAATATGTGACACTTAGACAACAGCTCATAGTCTCACTCAAGAGGCTGCACAAGATAACCTTGTTTTATGTAGTGCAAAATTTGGCCTTTATTTGTTAGGCTCAgaagtcatatttttttttcttgagctatATCAGAGGTGCATTAGTTCAAGAGGTTAATGTTTAAGTCTAAATATAAGACTGTGAATTTACAATGAGAAATAATTATCACAAACTTCAGATTTTAAGCTCAttggattttatattttttctatggacagatgaattttaaaagccaggTAATAATCTAAAAAGTTGTTTATTAAGTATTAGATGAAAGGGTGTTGGAGGAATCAGATGTTCAGTGGCATGAGGTTGAAATAGCCTGTTACATCCATCTCAGAGTAGTAATGTTCATGTCTGTAGACTAAACTTCTTAAATGCTCCTTGCTGTaactcccaacattgttttctgcATTCAGTATGGTTTTTCGAGAGGGATCAGACTTCTCAAAGGTTGACGGTGCGTTGGTCTTCTTCCAAGAACTATACTCAATTGATCAATGCCTACATTTTCTTAGTACATTCATTCAAGGCGCCTAGAAGTCCTATTTGGCAAGGACTCATGTCTCCTTAAGATAACTTTACTTCCTTACCTATATTTTCATCAGTTATATGGATTTCACTTATTTCCTTGGCTTTGGGACTACAGCTCTTAACTGTTTAATGAATATGCGTTAATATGTCTTGTCTTAGCCTAATCTTCAGTTCTAAAATTGAGTCCCCAGATAGGAACTGGGGAAAATTATCTGATGgtcttttatctttctgtttgAACTGTGGGTCTAAGCCCAAGTTGGTATGCTGTAAATATACAGTAGTGGTCTTAGGTGTCACTTGATGTTCAGTCACTTAATCATTGCATATCCCTAAATTTCTGATTCACTTAAAACCCCAGGAATGAAGTAAGGAAGACTTAAAGGAATCCACTTTAgttcttgttgttgttctcaTTTTGAGCACTTGTCCATGAAATACCTTCAAATCACTAGAATCCAGGGGAGGaccggtatttatttattttttgtttcttctgagaATCCAGGGGAGGAccggtttttatatttttgtgtcttCTGAGAGTGTCTAGATAGTATGTAGTACTATAACTAGCCATCAGAAATACTTATATTTAGAATATTGACCagttaataagaaaaataaaaatgagatagtttatatagatattttagtcagactgaatttttgttttgttttgctttttttggtggtgctagagatcaaacccaaggcctcacacatgctaggcaaattagattgcatttttaaatttaaatatttaatcacagCACAATGTAAGAGAAATTTCTTCTCAAGAAGGGTAAAACTGTTATATTGTTTGCTCATATGTACTGTCAGGTAGATAAGTCCTAGGTCTCCTTGTACTGGGAAAAacggggggcggggggcaggcCCAACAGTTgctttttatagaattttataAAAAGGAGACACCCATAAGAAGTTGCCAGAACCTAAAAATGTCattcttatattttcattttcttttctttctaaaggaacaagatgaagtagaaaagtcaaataaaaaagaattacaagaaaaggAGGCAATCATCCAGGCATTAAATATAAGAataatagaagaagaaaaaaagaatcttgagctaAAGGATCAAGTCACAGCCACTGAAAAATTAATGAGAGAATTACAAGAACAAATTGCAAGTATGAAATTAGAGCTGGCTAATTCTAAGCAAAAACAAAGACAATAttctgaagaaataaaacaattaatgGGTACAGTTGAAGACCTTCAGAAAAGACATTATTACACAGATAGCCAGTTTGAATCTGATGTGGTACAGAAAATGGTGGAACAAGAAATGCAGAAAAGATTAGAACAACTCCGAGCAGAGATGGATGAAATGTATGGGCAACAGATAGTACAGatgaaacaagagttaataaagcAACACATGTCACAGATAGAGGAACTTAAAGCACAACATAAGGAAGAAATTGAGAgtgttttaaaatcacatttaaatATTACAATTAATGAAGATCAAATAAAGTTAATGAATGTGGCAATAAATGAACTGAATGTGAAATTACAAGATACTAATGTGCAAAAGGAAAAACTCCAAGAAGAACTAGGAATAGTTTCAGGAGAAAAATCTACTCTGCAGAGACAACTTGATGACCTTTTTGAAGAATTGAACTTTTTAAGGGACCAAATTCAGAGAGCTAGAATGATAATAGCTGAACAAGAAAGTCAACTGAATGAAGCACGTAAGTCCCTTAGTACAGTGGAAGCTTTAAAAGCTGAGATTGTTCTGGCATCTGAATCTAGGAAAGAACTAGAATTAAAACATGAAGCAAAAGTTACAAATTACAAGATAAAACTTGAAatgttggaaaaagaaaaaaatgctgtaTTAGACAGAATGGCTGAATCACAAGAAGCTGAATTAGAGAGGCTGAGAACACAGCTCCTATTTAGTCATGAAGAAGAACTTTCGAAACTAAAAGATGATTTAGAAGTTGAACatcaaataaatattgaaaaactaGAAGATAGCTTAGGCATTCACTATAAACAGCAGATAGATGGCTTACAAAATTTAATGAGTCAAAAGATGGAAACAATGCAATTTGAAAAAGATAATTTGATTACTAAGCAGAATCAGTTGGTTTTGGAAATTTCAAAACTACAAGATTTACAGAAGTCCATCATGGATTCAAAATCAGAAGAAATGACCCTTCAGATGCATGAACTCCAAGAGGAAATCGAAATattaagacaagaaaaaaaagaaaaaggtacgcTTGAACAAGAAGTTCAGGAATTACAACTTAAAATTGAATTATTGGAGaaacaaataaaggaaaaagaggatgaccttaaagaaaagttttcacaacttgaagcagaaaataacattcgtaaaaatgagaaaaaagcttTTGAGGACATGTTGAAAATTTATGTTCCTGCTGAACAAGAAGAAAAATTGATTTTCATTGACTCCAGCAAGTCCATATCCAAAGACTGCAGCTggcaaaaagaaatggaaatgctTACAAAAGAGAATGAGGCCCTCAAGCAACAGTGTATTCAGCtaaatgaagaaattgaaaagcaaAGAAGTACATTTTCATTTGCTGAAAAAAATTTTGAAGTTAACTATCAAAAGTTACAGGAGGAGTATACTTGCCTTCTCAAGGTAAAAGATGATTTAGAAgacagtaaaaacaaacaagaattaGAGTATAAAAGTAAACTTAAAGCACTTAATGAAGAGCTTCATTTACAAAGAATAAATCCAGCTACAATCAAAGTGAAAAGTGTCATGCTTGATACTGACAAAGGTTTTGTCGCAGAGCCTttagaaatctgtgaagttgttgaGAAAGATACAACAGAACTTATGGAAAATCTTGAGGTAACCAAGCGAGAAAAGCTAGAATTGTCAGAGAAACTGTCTGATCTCTCTGAACAATTAAAACAGAAACATGGTGAGGTTAATTTTCTCAGTGAAGAAGTCAAATCTTTAaagcaagaaaaagagaaaattctattTAAATGTCAAGAGCTAGAACTCCTAATTAACCATCATAGAGCAGAAAATATAGACATGTGTGATGTTCATTTAAGTTCTTTACAAGATGGAATAGTAACTACTATAAACAAGGATTCTCAAGGATCATTATCTAATGTAGGTGAAGATTTTGGAGAAGAATCAAAAACAGTAGTGGAAGAgaaaatttcttttgaaaatgtgGCTATTAGAAGAGAAAGCAAGCAAGAACAGTTATTTTCACCATCAGTAACAAATGAGTCCCCACCTGGGACAGATCAATCAAGTGAAAATGATAAACTCCATCAGGAACTTTATGTACTTAAATCAGAACAGGTATGTTTACTTATTTACATATGGTATAGCACAGTGAAAATGTATATTTCATGCTAAAAAGAGTTTTCACCTTcttaaaacaaatttataaaagaaaatgaaagtgaatcatgtaATTCTCATTTGGATCTATcatttatcatttaatttttctatttttttcttaaactgcTTTTCTTTTAGCTAATCTATATATTCTGCTCAGAAAATAAAgcaatattttctttataaagacAATAGTTTAAATAATATTGTTTAGAATCTCAACTTTACAAAAGTTATTGATTTTATAACTTAGTATTTTGTTGCAATTTCAAAGACTTTTAGAGTTTTTATTTCATACTGGTCTTTTTCAAGGTTCCACAATTGTAAACAAACTCTTGAATATTTTAGAACCTTATGCAGTTGTTCaatagttataaattctttttcctttgtgCAAGAAAAACACTTAAGCCCTAGAGTTTTTTGAGTCTTATAcctgaggaggaaaaaaatagtatTAATTCTCTGTACAGctaaagaaataaaacacataaaataataggttatttccttttatgtcagctattcatattagaaataatagaaaaGTCTGATGTGTATCTTCAGTATGATAAtgctaaataaactttttataattaaaaacatcttttagctgtagatggacattttacctttatttatttataatatggtgctgaggagttaacccagtgcttcacacatgctagtcaagctctctaccactgagccacaactgtagCCTGCTAAATAAACTTATGTGTTTCTAAAACTTAGGTAATAAATATCTTTTGCAGATATAAGAGTTTAGtgttgaaagagagaagaagTTAAGGAGTATATATTTCAGTGAGGAAGACAggtaataaatgagaaaataagacagaaatattgttaacagtctatgaagaaatataaaataaaacagggAAGCTCACAAAAGAAATTGAGAATGTTGGGTGGAGGTGGGTGGTGGTCTGGAGCTTGGAGGAATTAACACTTGAACTGAGATTCGAATGAGAGGGAAGAGGCTGCATTATGGAAATTAGAGCAGTTGTACCATGAGTAAATTTGAGGAACCAAATTAAAGGCCTATGTAGTTGAGtttgagaagagtttgaagaaggaAGAAACTCAATCATAGGGAGCCTTATAGACTTTGTAAGTTTAGATTTTTATCCCTAAGTACAATAGGAAGTCATTGGtaagttttctgtttttatttctaatgACATGTTCATGTTGATGATCTTATCAAATGTGGTCATACTTTACGTTTTTAATAACTTGAATAGACCCAAGAAATTCAAATTGCTTAACTACTATTGCTATGTTAAATAttgcaaattgtttttaaaactataaatggTGGTAATTACTCCTAAAAAATGTcagacataatttaaattttattaaaaagcatTATTCGAAGAAGATCTGAATTTGAAGCACATTTGTCAAATTGGTGAAATTTTCTTAATAGGAATTTTGTTTCTGTATTGAAGATACTTGCAATGGTATTTAGATACTCTCTCCTTTAAATTAACTAAACAAAGTGAAGAAAAGCAAGTCTGTAAATTGCTCCCATTTATCATTACTAAAATAAACCCCATCATTGATACAGAGGGGGGAGTAAGGTATGTATGCAGGTGGAGGGAAGCTCACAGAAGAAATTGAGCGGTGACTTACATAGTGATACTGTTTACTTGTCTGAAATACTGCAGAGGCAACAAAATACTCCTACTCTCAGTATTAAACTTAGTAATTAGAGCAGATACATCTCACTGAAACCAAAATAAATGTGGCTGTTAAGAATTTTTAACTGGCCAGCTGCAGTGGcaaacgcctataatcccagctgagggaggctgaggcaggaggctagtgagttcaaagccatcctcagcaacagtgcggcagtaagcaactcagtgagaccctctctctaaataaaatacaaaataaggatgagatgtggttcagtggtcgagtgccctgagttcaatccccagtaccaaaaaagaaaaaagaaaaagaaaaaaataatttttaaactgaaaagaaagaaatgaatagttttggagtaTAATTCCAGATTATCAAAGAGTCTTTTCAACATTGGGGTGCAAGGAATAAGGAGTGGCAGGAACATTATAGATATTGGCTAGTTATTGATGCTGAGAGAAGCCATAAATTcaagtgtgtgtgtttaaaattgGAGGTAATTATTGGTATTGGAAGAGATACTGAGCTTAGAAACATCTACTGGAGCTTAGAAACCTCAAGAGAAACCATAATATCAGTTCTGTGAGTGAAGAGACACTACTATATAGGCTATATAGACAGCTACTATATCCCTAGTACCTAGAATAATGTTTTGCACATGATCAGCAGTTAATAATGTTTTACGAATGGATGAATGAGGGGTGAATAGGGGAAATAAACAAAGCCGCTTTATCAAGAATCAGCTGTGAATCAGGATAGGCCTTCATGTTAGAATGAAAATCAGAATAGCTTTTGTCACTTGCTATTTAGCATTGTTCTATAAGCCCTAACCATTCCAAAGATAAAAAGATACATGGCATAAATAGAAGTAGATAATTCACAGGTGTAATTaagaaattgagaaaaataatctaagcaaataaaccaaaaaacctaatgtaaaataaatgtcaaaattagCCAAAAATATGTAAgaccaatataaataaaattagaatactttaatgaaaaatatttgaataaaggAAAAGTCTCATTTCTGAGTGGGCAATTTTTTATATTATAGAATGTCAGTTATCTCTAGATTTATCCAACTTAAAAAGTTACAGAAATTTGACTTAATTGGTTTATAGTTCATCTGGAAGAGTAAATGCACAAGGAGAgacatgaatattttttttaaaaaagtagaacGTATGTAACATGatatgtaaaaaataatttttaggtttaaatATTATCAATTTAATAAATGAGATATTGAAATGAGTTAAGTATTCAACAGCATAGAAAAGTGTCAAGAATATCTACATTCAAAGGaagtagaaggaaggaaataaagagcAAAAATAAGAGAACTTGTAATAAACAAGTGGGAAAATTTTTCAAGAACTTTGGAGGTTTATTATTTGAAAAGATTATTTACAGGTATTAGATCTCCAAAAATATGACCAAGGGGGGAAAAACACATAAGcaaaatcaagaatgaaataaGGACATAAGTACAGGTAccacaagaaattttaaaagtcataaaTAATGCTACAAATAATCTCTGCCAATAGATTTGAAAATATAAGCAAACTCTAGATGGTGTTCTGGAAGAATATAAACTACCAGAACTAatgcaaatagaaatgaataaatTCAAATAACCATTAAATAGAAATGAATAAGTCAGTAATCATTAAAGAGTTGAAGTAGTGGTCAGAAGTTTTCCCTTTTGCCTCATCTCAAACCAAAATGCTAGACTTAAGACCATTTTACAAGTAATTCTTATTAACTCTCCAAGAACAAAAGTGTAATTGTTCACTAAAGTAGGATTAAAgagagaatggaaaaagaaaggaaagaagaaaaactgaagaaagaaaaaccaCCCAGTTCACCTTAGAAGGCCAATATTAATATGAAGTCCTGATAGgaattgtaaagaaaataaaattgtagaGTAATCTAACTTGTAAGTGTAGTTGCAgaaattccaaataaaatattagcaagttATACCAAGAGTGGACAAATagttaaacatttgaaaaaaaaatctgtgactgtaatctctacatttttatgtagcaagacaaaatccatgatTATTTTAgtgcatatcagaaaaaaatacataaaaaatttgACAACCCatttataagttaaaaaaaaaagctttaggaAATCAGGATTAGCAGGGAAATTTTCTAGTCATGATACTGATTTTCGTCAAAATGTTGACAGATTATATTTCTGATGGTGAAATTTAGAAGCATTTCCATTAGAATCAAGTATAGGACTAGGATACATACCCATTGTCAACATTACTAttgcaacatggttttgtagttctTAGTGAATGCTTCTCCAGTTCTTATAATATGACAAgaataggaaatgagaaaaaaatatgaacagaTCAGGCAAAACTTTAAACCCAAGATAATAAGATGTTTTGAGTTTttgttaagaaaattataaaatattgaagGACACAAAGACCTGACTGTGTGCTAATACATATCATATCCATAATGGAAAGATACAAAGAAAATATCAGTTCTCTCCTAATTAATAATTCTAGTCAAAATTACAATAAGGTTTCTTAATGAATGTGGAATACTGATTCTAAAATTGATATAGAAGAGTAAATAGCCAAGAATACTCAAGACAATCTTAAAAAGTATGTATTTGTTATCAAAACTTATTACAAAATCATTATAAACAATATGGTTTAATGCCAGGATGGTTAAGTAGATCAGTAGAATATAATGAAAAGCCCAGAACAGATctgtatcttgtaaaaatttagCAAGAAGGCCCTACAAATCAATGAATCACTTAGTGAATCTCTACTACATTCCAGGCACTGTTCAAGTCATTCATAATTTAACAGTGAATAAAAATGGTCAAGGAAGAATAAAGTTTACTTTTTAGGGTTTAAATGAACATTATAAAATACAGACAAATATTTCTGGTGGTCTTAAGTGCTATGAATAAAATTACAGTATGATAAGAAGAATAAGATCTCCCTAAGTGTAGGGCTTTTTTTGCATAGGGTAGGTCAAGGAAGACTACTTTGGAGAGATGATATTTGAGCAGAgacagaggaaatcaaaaaataaaccaaaatagcaGAAGAAGCTTAGAGTATTCAAAATTGTTTGGGAggataaaaaacaatttttttgagCACAATTGATTTTTGATACTAGAGGTTAGAAGTTAGGGAACTAGATCATTGTCgctttagggaaaaaaatcaggttggTTTAAAATGTACAcataagaagaaaatagaatcttAAGATAGGGAAAACTTTTAATAAAGACAAAGCATGggaaaagatttaaaatttttattctatcttttaaaaacaataatgtaAAACAGATTTGAGGACTGGGACTAGATATTTGCCATGAATGTAAGTTGCAAACAAAAGCTATCAAGAATATAGAAAGAACAATTAATGTAACAAGAGgtcca
This window encodes:
- the LOC143409991 gene encoding LOW QUALITY PROTEIN: A-kinase anchor protein 9-like (The sequence of the model RefSeq protein was modified relative to this genomic sequence to represent the inferred CDS: substituted 1 base at 1 genomic stop codon), whose product is MMPESTIMRTLNNEEMLKHEQVFFVDPESEISTTADVYTLELQASETLRNSTHSNTAADLLQAKQQILTHQQQLEEQDHVLEDYQKKKEDFKMQINFLQEKIKVYETEQDEVEKSNKKELQEKEAIIQALNIRIIEEEKKNLELKDQVTATEKLMRELQEQIASMKLELANSKQKQRQYSEEIKQLMGTVEDLQKRHYYTDSQFESDVVQKMVEQEMQKRLEQLRAEMDEMYGQQIVQMKQELIKQHMSQIEELKAQHKEEIESVLKSHLNITINEDQIKLMNVAINELNVKLQDTNVQKEKLQEELGIVSGEKSTLQRQLDDLFEELNFLRDQIQRARMIIAEQESQLNEARKSLSTVEALKAEIVLASESRKELELKHEAKVTNYKIKLEMLEKEKNAVLDRMAESQEAELERLRTQLLFSHEEELSKLKDDLEVEHQINIEKLEDSLGIHYKQQIDGLQNLMSQKMETMQFEKDNLITKQNQLVLEISKLQDLQKSIMDSKSEEMTLQMHELQEEIEILRQEKKEKGTLEQEVQELQLKIELLEKQIKEKEDDLKEKFSQLEAENNIRKNEKKAFEDMLKIYVPAEQEEKLIFIDSSKSISKDCSWQKEMEMLTKENEALKQQCIQLNEEIEKQRSTFSFAEKNFEVNYQKLQEEYTCLLKVKDDLEDSKNKQELEYKSKLKALNEELHLQRINPATIKVKSVMLDTDKGFVAEPLEICEVVEKDTTELMENLEVTKREKLELSEKLSDLSEQLKQKHGEVNFLSEEVKSLKQEKEKILFKCQELELLINHHRAENIDMCDVHLSSLQDGIVTTINKDSQGSLSNVGEDFGEESKTVVEEKISFENVAIRRESKQEQLFSPSVTNESPPGTDQSSENDKLHQELYVLKSEQNDLRLQMAAQCICLSLVYSAHVDQVREYMENEKDKALCNLKEELISTQEEKIKELQKIYQLELQNVKTQTDTKKIKQLEEQIQELENFICFLRKQLKETEENHRAEIYSLQEKLQAISETTVDPSFSVDSVVIKESDVQKSVVHPGSCLKKNIDHAIEFSKECGMKQETNMVKFLEKQYQKRLEEEIAKLSLXFICKVIVSMSVAFAQQTELSRLSKGKENTMSSKQALTFCQQNEKHYFNEMKLSQDQIDLQSSDALDMKFKEEFKPLSKKLGEDGEVLLPNSDHLDDIIESEVHQLTISEEMFSKDKTFIVSESIHGKMLTSSMDASRQMMSNEEQLEDMRQELVQQYEEHQQATELLRQAHMRHMEQLQEEIKRLNRQLAQRSSLNNENLVSERERVLLEELEALKKLSLAGREKLCCEMRSSSTQTQNENENQREIEEQTLKEKEMDRKPEDVPPDSLSSERL